The region GAGCCCCGCCCCTTCTTGATCGATCGCCTGGTTGGACCTGGAAGGCCGGCGGGTCAGGTAGATCCGAAAGGTGGTCCCCTCGTTCAGTTTCGACTCCACCTCGATCTTTCCCTCGTGCTGTTGGACGATCCGGTAGACGACCGCCAGGCCCAACCCGGTCGATTCTTTCGTCGAGAAGAAGGGCTCGAAGATGTTGGGAAGGATATCCGGGGGGATCCCGCAGCCCGTATCCGAGACCGTCACCCGCACCTGCTCCGGGCTGTAGCCGGGCTCCGTCTTGACCGTCAACCGGCCGCCCTTGGACATCGCCTCGATGGCGTTCATGAAGAGGGCGACGAAGACGTGCTGGATCCCGCTGGCATCGCAGTAGAGGGTGTCATCCCCCTCCCCGAACTCCGTGACGAGCTCCAACTCCTTCATCTCCATGTTGTGCCTCACCAGGGCGATCCCGATCTGGAGGATCTTATGGAGGCTCTCCTCCGTCCATTTCCCGAAGTCCTTCTTGGCGAAGACCAGGAGGTTCTTGACGATCTCGCCACAGCGTTTGGTCTCGTCCTTGATCACGGTGAGGTAACGGACCAGAGAGTCGTTCTGGGGAGACGAGGCGGGGTTCTGGAGGAGCTTGAGGCAGAGGCTCGCATAGGTGAGGATGCCCGACAGGGGGTTGTTGATCTCATGGGCGACCACGGCCGACAATTTCCCGAGAGAGGCGATCTTCTCCATCAGGACGATGTTGGCCTGGATCTTCTTCAGCTCCTCCGTCTTCTCCTCCACCTTCTTCTCGAGGGTGGAGGCCCACTCCTGGTTGGCCTCGTTGGCCGCCTTCAGCTGTCGGATCATCCGGTTGAAGGATCGGGCCAGCTCTCCCATCTCGTCATTGGAGTCGAAGTCGATGACGTAGTCGAGGTTCAGGTTGGCCACCTCCCGGGTGCCTCTGGAGAGCTTCCGGATGGGGTGGTGGACCAGGCGGATGATGAACCCGGCAAAGAGCAGGGCCGTCACCACCACCATGATGGTCGAGAAGAGGAGCATCTGCCGTTTGGTCCGGGCGTTCTCTTCGTCGACCGCCTTCAAGGAGAGCTTCACATCGAGCAGCCCGAGAAGCTTGTCCTTGGGCGAGTGGTCATGACACTCGGTCGTGTTGTAACAGGAGGGCTCGTTCTCGATGGGGTTGATGAGGCCCAAGACCCGATAGCCTTTCGGAGAGGTGAAGATCCGGATCCGATTCTGCGTGGAAAGGGTGACCGGAGGAGGGACCTTGTCGTGGCAGACGATGCACTGTTCGGCCTTGATGTCCACCGTGGTTCCGACTTCGTAGAGGTTGTCGGAAAAGGCGATCACCCCCGGCTTATTGTAGATCCGGATGCCCTCCACCCCCTCCTCTGCCCCGATGGCGGTGATGATGTTATAGAGGTGGTCCCGATCGTTCTTGAGCATGCTGTATCGGGTCGAACGTTTGATCAGGTCGCTGGCCTGGATGGCATGGTTGATGACGCTCTCGTTGAGATGTTTTGTGTAGGAGGTGATGTTGAAATACATGATCCCGGCAAAGGAGATCATCAGGAGGATGGCCAGCAGGAAGTAGAGCTTGAAGCTCACGCTCCGGAAGCTCAAGCTCCGGAGGAGGGGCAAAAAGGTTCTGGTCAGCCACTCTTTGATTCGACTCCTCATCCTATCCCTTTCTTGGGAAGTCGGCCCAGGATCGAAGTTCCCGAAGCCTTGACCGATCCTCCTCCTTTTTACCACATTCTCGGACACCCATCAATGGAGAGACAAAGGCCTCCTCGATGGGTGAAACGAAAAAAGAGAGGGGAGTGGAGGAAAGGATGGGAGGATCGGTCTTTCAGCGGGAGATTCGTCGAGGTCATCTCTCCAGGGGAGATCGTTCTCCTTTTCGTAAAAAGGTGTCGATCAACAGGCAGTATCGCTCGGGGTCGAGGGCCTGCTTGATCTCTCTCAGGCTGATCCGGCCGTCCTGCAGGGTCTTGCCCAATGGGTCCGGCCTGGAGGGACTTTCCGAAAGGATCTCCGTTTTAAAGCGCTCCCATTCCCTTCGACACCAGGCGTGGGCCGCTTCGCCGTAAAGGAAGTTCCTCTGTTCCCGTTGGAGGTTCTTCGGCTTCAACGTGAGCAGATAGCCCTCTCCGAGAGGTTTCTGGCGGACCAGGTCGGGATGGTCTTTCAACCTCGGGTTGACCCCGAGGAGGGAACCGCTGATCGGAGAACGGACGTGGAGAATGCCCTCTTCCTGGACGATCGAACAGAGGGGTTCGCCCTGGTGGCATCGTCGGTGGACGAGGGAAAACAGGACGGCCTTCACCTCTCCCATGAGCTCGGCCAAAAAGTGGTCGATCCCCACTCGGACCTCCCTCTCGCTTTCGACCTTCACCCATGTATGGCCGGGATGGTAGAAGAGGGAGGGTTTGACTTGGAGGAAAGGGTCCGGAGGCCTCGGGGAGGCGGCCTCCTCGAGGGCGGGGGTGGGAGAGAGGTTTCGGAGCTCCCGATCCAGGGGACACTTGTCGCACTCGAGGTTATATTTGCAGAGCTTATAGGTGAGGAGGCCCGCGGTCATCCAGACGCACTTCAATTCGTTCTTCCCGATGAGCGAATAACCCTCGATGTTCCGGGATGAATCGATCTTCTTCTCCATTTCCCTTCCCCCTGAGGGCCTTGGGTTGACCTTTCGGTTCCTCTGGAGAGCCTATCTCCTCTCCTCCGCGAAAGGTCAACCGTGCGGACCGACCCCTCTTACGAAGCCTCACCGACGAGGAAGCAATCCTTGACAATCTCGTCCCAATGTTCGGGATCGAGGCTTCGGGCCATCCCATCGACCAGCTCGCCACCGTCTTGATAGAGGAGGCCGAGGTTGTAATTCATTCTCGACATGAGGTTCTCCCGAACCTCTTCCATCCACTTCTGGGCGAGCGACCCGGAAAGGAGCTGCCTCTTGTTGACCGAAAATCGGGGGGCCTCCACCTTCAACAACCAGTTTTCGTAAGGGTCCTTCCGGAGCTTCTCGGGCGAGCGGATCACCTCTTCATTGACCGCCACCACCTTTCCCTCGACGGGAGAGAGCATCTCGATCGCCTTGGAGTCGACCTCAAGGGTCCAGGCCTTGTCTCCCTGATGGACCGTGGAGCCTACGGCGGGGATCCGGATCGCATCGATCTTTCCGACGAGCTTTTGAGCGAAATCGTCCAGCCCCACCTTCACCACATGCCCCCCTTCCAGCGCGGCCCAGCTATGGCCAGGATGGAAATAGACCCTCTCCGGAACCCTGAACCATTCGCCGATCGCCGCCACCCTCTCCGTCGCCGCCTCGAGGACCGCCCTGGCCGGTTTATTCAGAAGCTTCCAGAAGGGGATGAAGAGGAGGAGAAATCCGATGACCAGCAGGTATTCGAGAGATTTCGTTGCAAAAAGGTCTACATAGCTGAAGCCTTCCATTGGGGAACCTCCTTTCTGATCAATGTCGCCTTTTCTTGACCTTTCTCTTCATGGACCCAGGCGGGCGATTTTCTTAAGACCGGCATCCGGTTGACCACCCACCTGAAGACCCACATCTCCGCGCAGATGATCGAGAGCGTGACCATCACTTCCATCCAAGAGGGCAGATATCTTTCGCTCAGCGGGATCCACCATTTGTAGGCGATGATGCAGATATTGAACCGATTGATGAGGATCCCGACCATGGTCAGGATGGCCGCGGCTCGAATCGTGGCCACGCTGAAGTGCCGCGCCCCGTGGAGGAAGAGAGCGCAGGGCACCAGGACGAAACCGATGATCTCGGTCAGGTACCAGTAACCCATCGGGGTGGCCACCAGGCCCCATTGCTTTCCGTGGAGGAATTCCACGAGCTTGATGAAGAAGTAGACGAAGAGGACGACCGCGCACACCTTTCCAAGACCGATCACGATGTCGTCATGGGTCGCCCGGTGCTCGTGGTCCATCTGGTGGTGAAAGACGCGATGGCTGATCGTCCCCTCGAAGATGACCATGGAGAGCCCGGCAAAGATGCTCGACACCACGAAGAGGACATGGATGTAATCCGAGTACCAGAGGGGATGGATATTATGCTTGGCCAGCAGAAAGATCCCTCCGATCCCGGCCTGATGTCCGGTCGAAAGCATGATCCCGAAGATGACCGCCCCCAGCGTGAGCCCTCCCAAGACCTTCCTTACCCTCTTGAGGCCTAACCATTCGGCCGCGATCGGCGAAAACTCGAGAAAGAGGGCCACGGTGTAGAGGAAGAAATGCCAAGCCACCATGAAGAGGACCGAACTGACCCCGTACTTGTTCCCGATGATATAGTTCAGGGCGTTCCAGGGCCGCCCGAGGTCCAGAAGCAAGGCGCTCGAGTAGAAGACATAGGCCAGAAACCCGTTGAGGATGGTGGCCCGGATGATGGGGTGGTACTTCTCCGCCCCCAGGATGTAGTAGACAAAGGTGAGCGTATAGGCCCCACCTGCAAAGGCGATCCCGATCATCACATCGAAGGCGATCCACAACCCCCACGGAAACTCCTGGGAGAGGTTGGTCGTGGCGCCCAATCCCATCGTGAACCGCATCAGGATGATGACCGCGCCGATGAGCATGATGGGAGCCGTGATCATATTGAAGGGGGTGAAGATGTTCCCCTTCGGTTTCATTTCGCTCCAGACGAAGCGAACGATCTCTTTGAAGCCTCTTGTTTCCTCCACAGCAGGCAGAGCCCTCATCGTTTCCCTCCTTCGATCGCTTTGACCTTCTTCTCCCGCCGGGTCGCATGGTAGATTCCCAATAAGAACGGGGGAATGAGGATATCGACCAGGACGATATTCCAGAAGAACCCCTTCGTATATTCCGGATAGGCCTTGGTCCCCAAGTTCGTCCGGAAGCCGATCTGGTCAAAAGGGACCTTAGCGAGATAGAGATAGCCCGTGCCGCCGACCTCATGCTCTCCGTAAATATGGGGATAATATTTCCCTTCCTTCTCCCCATAGATCCGGCGTTTGGCCTCCTCCACCAATCCCCTCCGGGTGCCGAAGGTGAGGGCCTCTTCCGGGCAGCTTTCCACGCAGGCGGGCTTCTCTCCCTTGCTGAGCCGCTCCCAGCAGAGCGTGCACTTCAGGATTCGGGGGGTGGGGCTATGGTACTCGAACTTCGGCATGTCAAAGGGGCAGGCGATCATGCAGTAGCGGCAACCCATGCAGTTGGTCGCCCACGTGACCGGCCCCTCCTTCTTCTTTTCGAAGGCCTTGACCAGACAGGCCGACACACAACCCGGTTGATTGCAGTGCATGCACTGGGTCTTGACGAAGACCTCTCCCTTCTCGGTCTCGAAACGATTGACCACGGTCCATTGTTCCAGGGTCGTCTTCCGCCTCCTGTCGAAGACCGAGGAGTCGCTGATGTCCGGGACAGGAAGATGGTTGGCTTCGGCACAGCCCGCCTCACAGGAACGGCAACCCACACACCGGGTGGTATCGACGAGAATCCCAAGAAATTCTTTCGAAGAGGCGGGCCCTGGGGCCTTCGCCTTCTGGGAGGCCAGAAGGTTTCCGCCGGCCAGAGTGGCCATGCCCCCTCCGACGATGCCCGCACCCAAGATCTTTAAAAAGCTCCTTCGATCGATGGCCATGGATTCCTCCTTTAAGGCTCTCCTTAACGTTGGGTTCCCATCACCCTCCTGTGGGTGAGGGCTTGGACCCCGAGAAAACCTGCGATCGTCAATGCGATGAAGATGGGTACCATCTCGGTCACTCTCCTTTCACGGTCATTCCGGAGTCGTGTGGAACAGCTCGGTCACCAGGATCTTCCAGAGCCTGTCCTCGAGGATGCCCCCGGCTCCCCTGACGAGCTCGCCACCGTCTCCATAGACCACTCCTAACGATTGATGGCTCAAGGAGGATCGGAACTTGTTTTTCAGCCGATCGAAATGGATCTCGAATTGGAAGGCGTCCATCAGTTCCGGAAGTTCCTCGCTGAAGGCCTTCGGTCTGATCTTCAAGATCCACCCCTTCTCGTAAGGGGAGAGATTCAGCAGGGATGGGTCTTTCACCACTTTCTCGTTGACCGCTACGACGGTCCCGCCCAGAGGGGCCAGTTGTTTCAATTGCCGCTTTCCCTTACGGAGCTTCCAGGCGACCTCGCCCTGTTTCAATTGGCTGCCGACGGGAGGGACCTCGATCCCTTCGATGTCTCCCATGACTTGCTGGGTGAAATCGTCAAGACCCACCTTGACCTCGTTCCCCTCGCCGGGTTTGGCCCAGGCGTGTCCCTTGTGAAAATAGACGTCCTTGGGGAACTGGAGCGCGCCTTCAAAGGCAGGGACGGCCGCAACAGGCCCAAGCCTCATCACCGGTTCTCTCCTCACCACCCTTCTCGAGGCCTCCTTTTCGAGGACCCTTCGGCGGATAATGTTCCCGATGACGATTGCACCGATGAATGTCATGACGACGAAGATGAATACCATTTTCTCCCTCCTTTCTTAATCTGGCCTCAGGCCCTCATGCCTTCTGGCACCATCGCTTTTGGAGAAATGACCATCCACTCCTTCTCAACCGAAGGTTGGACGATGGCCTTTGCCACGATTGCTACCAAGAATGTCAGGGCAACTAAGAGAACGACCATCTTTCTCACCTCTCTTTCTTCAGTTTTCACTTATCGAATTATCAAAAACCTGGCCAGGTTTGAAATTCGCGGGCCAAAAATTAAAACTCATTGTAATTACAGAAGGTTATAATTTCTTGGGGAATGGTCTCAAAGGGAGGTGTTTAGAGAGGGCTTCTTCTTAGCGCTGAATTTTTCAACAGCTCAAAACCCTACAAATCAGCTAAACGCTTAAAATTTAAACATTTATTAATGTTGAAAAATTTTACAAAAGGGTGTTGAATTAATCAACGCTTGACCAACCTTTTTAAAGGGATCTGGCTATGGCTGGCCAGAAGGGATGAACTCCTGGAGGGCTTTAAGGCTCCTCCAGAGGTGGGCCTCCTCGTGGGGCTCAATCGTGTGGATGGGCTTAAGTCTTAACCTCGAAAAGAGACTGAAGAGTTCGTTAAAGTTGAATTTACCTTCTCCGATGGGGAGGTGTTCGTCCATCTCGCCGTGATTGTCATGGAGGTGGACCTCTATGAGATACTCCCCTAAGGCCTTCATCCACAAAGAGACCGGCACGTTGCTGAAGACCTGATGATGGCCTGTATCGAAGCAGAACCGGAAGTGAGGCGATGAGATCTCTCTTAAAAGCCTTAAAAGGGGCTCAGGACTCTCCTCATAGACGTTTTCGAGGGCGATCATGAGCCCCCTTTCGGTCACCTCCTCCACCAGGGGTCTCCAAGTCTGGAGGCTGCCCTGGAGCCAGAGGTTCACATCGCCGTCGAATTTCCACCTTTCGTATCCAGGGTGAAAGACGATGGTCTTCGGTTTAAAAAGATCGGCCACCTCGATCGTGCTTGAGAAGCGGTCGATCGTCACCTCCCTGACCTTACGATCCACCCCTCCGGGGCTCAAATCCATAAAAGGCCCGTGGAGGGTGACCTCGATCCCATGTTGGCGTAGGGTTTGAGCCAGATCCCTCGCCTCCTCCCTCCGGTAACTGTCCAGCTCGTCGGCACTGAAGTAGATTTCGGGAAAGAATCGGTGCTGGAGGACGAAATCGACCCTCTGGAGGAGCATCGAATATGGAATGTTGATCTGAACCGGGACCATGCGTTCTTCTCCCATCGACCCTTTTCTCATCCCTCCCCCTCTACCCATAGGGAATCGTCACAGAAGTCGAACCTTTAAAGACCAAAGGGTGAGCTCGATGGAGACGATTCAGGCACTATCGACTGTGGTCAGGAAGGGTGGAGGGAAGATCCTCTCTTTTAACGGGATTTCAGTTTTTATAACATCCCCCTCTTTTCCCCGCAACCGGCTTAAGGGGGTGTCTCGATCAACTCGATGGCCTTCAGGACCTTCTCGCGTTCTCCGATGAGGTAGACGACATCCCCGGCTTTGAAGAGAAAGTCCGGCTCCGGGCTGGGCAGGACCTCGCCGTTTCGCCTGACCGCGATGACCGTGGCCCCGGTCCGGGAGCGGATCTTCAGATCCCGGATGGAGCGTCCCACCGCAGGGGTCCCATCGCCAATCAGGTAGGATTCGGTCTCGATGTCGGTGATCAGTTCGCATTTCTCGGGAAGGCTCCTCACCGGAAGCTCCACCCGCCTCAGGGTCTCGTAGCTCCTACTCCGGATCCTCTCGATCTGTTCGTTGATGAGGTTTCTCGGAACCTGATAGCGATGGAGGACCTTGGCGAAGATCTCGATCGAGGTCTCGAACTCCTCCGGGATGACCTCGTTGGCCCCGAGCTGAAGGAGGTCCTCCACCTCAGCGATGTAACGGGTCCGGACGATGATATAGATCCTGGGGTTCTCCTTTCGGGCCAACTGGACGATCCTGCGGGTGGAGGCGGGATCGGAGATGACAACGACCAGCATCCGGGCGGTGGCCAGGCCCAGTTTATGGAGGATCTCCGGGCTCGTCCCGTCTCCGTAAAAGATCGGCTCCCCCTTTTTTCTCATCTCCCGGACGGTCTCGTTATTGAGGTCGAGCACCACATAGGGGATGGAGGTCTCCCGGAGGACCTCCGCCACATTTCTTCCGTTGAGCCCAAAGCCGATGATGATGACGTGGTCCTTTCTGCCCGGAAGGTGCATCTCCTTTTCCGCCCGCCTCCTCATCCGGTCCAACCGGTGGAGAAGCCTTTTGGAGCTCACATAGGCGGAGAGGGTGGGCGAGGCCTGGATGAGAAAGGGGGTGAGGATCATCGTCATGACCGAAGTGGAAAGGAAAATCTGGTAGTGGCTTTCGGAGAGCAGCCCTGCGGACTTTCCCGCCACGGCGAGGACAAAGGAGAACTCCCCGATCTGGGCCAGATGGATCCCCGTCTGAAGGGAGATGCGGACGGGATGGCCCATCAGATGGACCGATAAGAAACCTGTGAAGGTTTTGAGTAGGAGGATGAGGACCACACAGAGGAGGATGGAGAGGATATGTT is a window of Thermodesulfobacteriota bacterium DNA encoding:
- a CDS encoding ATP-binding protein, with the translated sequence MRSRIKEWLTRTFLPLLRSLSFRSVSFKLYFLLAILLMISFAGIMYFNITSYTKHLNESVINHAIQASDLIKRSTRYSMLKNDRDHLYNIITAIGAEEGVEGIRIYNKPGVIAFSDNLYEVGTTVDIKAEQCIVCHDKVPPPVTLSTQNRIRIFTSPKGYRVLGLINPIENEPSCYNTTECHDHSPKDKLLGLLDVKLSLKAVDEENARTKRQMLLFSTIMVVVTALLFAGFIIRLVHHPIRKLSRGTREVANLNLDYVIDFDSNDEMGELARSFNRMIRQLKAANEANQEWASTLEKKVEEKTEELKKIQANIVLMEKIASLGKLSAVVAHEINNPLSGILTYASLCLKLLQNPASSPQNDSLVRYLTVIKDETKRCGEIVKNLLVFAKKDFGKWTEESLHKILQIGIALVRHNMEMKELELVTEFGEGDDTLYCDASGIQHVFVALFMNAIEAMSKGGRLTVKTEPGYSPEQVRVTVSDTGCGIPPDILPNIFEPFFSTKESTGLGLAVVYRIVQQHEGKIEVESKLNEGTTFRIYLTRRPSRSNQAIDQEGAGLSAYIK
- a CDS encoding glycine cleavage system protein H, producing the protein MEGFSYVDLFATKSLEYLLVIGFLLLFIPFWKLLNKPARAVLEAATERVAAIGEWFRVPERVYFHPGHSWAALEGGHVVKVGLDDFAQKLVGKIDAIRIPAVGSTVHQGDKAWTLEVDSKAIEMLSPVEGKVVAVNEEVIRSPEKLRKDPYENWLLKVEAPRFSVNKRQLLSGSLAQKWMEEVRENLMSRMNYNLGLLYQDGGELVDGMARSLDPEHWDEIVKDCFLVGEAS
- a CDS encoding glycine cleavage system protein H, which codes for MVFIFVVMTFIGAIVIGNIIRRRVLEKEASRRVVRREPVMRLGPVAAVPAFEGALQFPKDVYFHKGHAWAKPGEGNEVKVGLDDFTQQVMGDIEGIEVPPVGSQLKQGEVAWKLRKGKRQLKQLAPLGGTVVAVNEKVVKDPSLLNLSPYEKGWILKIRPKAFSEELPELMDAFQFEIHFDRLKNKFRSSLSHQSLGVVYGDGGELVRGAGGILEDRLWKILVTELFHTTPE
- a CDS encoding cation:proton antiporter — its product is MELGFLKTLVIIFGVSASVIYLLHRVRVPSIVGFLAAGVLLGPHGFGLVRDIREVELLAEIGVILLLFTIGLEISLKNLKRIRSAVLGGGLSQVLLTFLLTAALSYPFLERWNSSLFAGFLVALSSTAIVMKMLFDRGEIDTPHGRLSIAILIFQDLCVVPLMLLIPILSGGGGNPLELLWMLFKSAAIIFLVIFGARSLVPHLLHQIVHTRSRELFVITIILLCLGTALLTSWLGLSLALGAFLAGLIISESEYAYQAISDILPFKESFNGLFFISIGMLMNLLFLREHILSILLCVVLILLLKTFTGFLSVHLMGHPVRISLQTGIHLAQIGEFSFVLAVAGKSAGLLSESHYQIFLSTSVMTMILTPFLIQASPTLSAYVSSKRLLHRLDRMRRRAEKEMHLPGRKDHVIIIGFGLNGRNVAEVLRETSIPYVVLDLNNETVREMRKKGEPIFYGDGTSPEILHKLGLATARMLVVVISDPASTRRIVQLARKENPRIYIIVRTRYIAEVEDLLQLGANEVIPEEFETSIEIFAKVLHRYQVPRNLINEQIERIRSRSYETLRRVELPVRSLPEKCELITDIETESYLIGDGTPAVGRSIRDLKIRSRTGATVIAVRRNGEVLPSPEPDFLFKAGDVVYLIGEREKVLKAIELIETPP
- the nrfD gene encoding polysulfide reductase NrfD is translated as MRALPAVEETRGFKEIVRFVWSEMKPKGNIFTPFNMITAPIMLIGAVIILMRFTMGLGATTNLSQEFPWGLWIAFDVMIGIAFAGGAYTLTFVYYILGAEKYHPIIRATILNGFLAYVFYSSALLLDLGRPWNALNYIIGNKYGVSSVLFMVAWHFFLYTVALFLEFSPIAAEWLGLKRVRKVLGGLTLGAVIFGIMLSTGHQAGIGGIFLLAKHNIHPLWYSDYIHVLFVVSSIFAGLSMVIFEGTISHRVFHHQMDHEHRATHDDIVIGLGKVCAVVLFVYFFIKLVEFLHGKQWGLVATPMGYWYLTEIIGFVLVPCALFLHGARHFSVATIRAAAILTMVGILINRFNICIIAYKWWIPLSERYLPSWMEVMVTLSIICAEMWVFRWVVNRMPVLRKSPAWVHEEKGQEKATLIRKEVPQWKASAM
- a CDS encoding sugar phosphate isomerase/epimerase yields the protein MGEERMVPVQINIPYSMLLQRVDFVLQHRFFPEIYFSADELDSYRREEARDLAQTLRQHGIEVTLHGPFMDLSPGGVDRKVREVTIDRFSSTIEVADLFKPKTIVFHPGYERWKFDGDVNLWLQGSLQTWRPLVEEVTERGLMIALENVYEESPEPLLRLLREISSPHFRFCFDTGHHQVFSNVPVSLWMKALGEYLIEVHLHDNHGEMDEHLPIGEGKFNFNELFSLFSRLRLKPIHTIEPHEEAHLWRSLKALQEFIPSGQP
- a CDS encoding glycine cleavage system protein H, whose translation is MEKKIDSSRNIEGYSLIGKNELKCVWMTAGLLTYKLCKYNLECDKCPLDRELRNLSPTPALEEAASPRPPDPFLQVKPSLFYHPGHTWVKVESEREVRVGIDHFLAELMGEVKAVLFSLVHRRCHQGEPLCSIVQEEGILHVRSPISGSLLGVNPRLKDHPDLVRQKPLGEGYLLTLKPKNLQREQRNFLYGEAAHAWCRREWERFKTEILSESPSRPDPLGKTLQDGRISLREIKQALDPERYCLLIDTFLRKGERSPLER
- a CDS encoding 4Fe-4S dicluster domain-containing protein: MAIDRRSFLKILGAGIVGGGMATLAGGNLLASQKAKAPGPASSKEFLGILVDTTRCVGCRSCEAGCAEANHLPVPDISDSSVFDRRRKTTLEQWTVVNRFETEKGEVFVKTQCMHCNQPGCVSACLVKAFEKKKEGPVTWATNCMGCRYCMIACPFDMPKFEYHSPTPRILKCTLCWERLSKGEKPACVESCPEEALTFGTRRGLVEEAKRRIYGEKEGKYYPHIYGEHEVGGTGYLYLAKVPFDQIGFRTNLGTKAYPEYTKGFFWNIVLVDILIPPFLLGIYHATRREKKVKAIEGGKR